The genomic segment CTTGCACGGGCCAACTTCGGAAGGTGTTCAGCTCCGTCGGTCTCGTCTTCAAGGGCAGCGGTTTCTACAAGACCGACAGCCGTTCGGGCTCCTCCTCCGGGGTTCCGGCGCGCCCGAAGGAGTCGTCCGCCACTTCGTCTGACGGCGACTCGTCCGGCAAGAGCTCCGCTGCGGCCGAAAGTGGCACGGCGGCGTCCGCCGGGTCCTCGGGCAGCAGCACCAGCTCGTCGACAAGCGCTGCGTCTGCCGCATCCAGCACGGCTGCCGCCTGACCCATCGGGAAAGACACAGCATTCGACGAGCAGCCCCCGGCGGCCCTTCCGCCGGGGGCTGCTCGTTTGCCAGCACTGCTCTGTAGTCAGCACAGCTCTGTAGCCAGCACTGCTCTGTAGTCGGCACTGGCACCACAGTCGGAATGGCTCGCGCCCAGCTTCTTGCCGCCGACCACTTCCGCTACCCGCTACCTGGGGTAGCCATTTAGGTACGCGAGAGTAACGTCAATCCCGCCTCGGCGGGTGTCGCGGTCTGACTGCCGGCGGTCAGCACGGCCCGAGGGGCGGCCATCCGATGCGTTGAGGATTCTGGTCGTCCCTACGACCAGAATCCTCAGGTCCTGCTCGGTAGCAGCGGCAGCCCGAAGCGCAGGATGTGGCGGCACGCCCTCCAACGCCCGAGATCCTCAACTCCTCGTCGCGGCTGGCCCCGACCAGGCCAAGACCCAGGAGCACGGCACCCAGGAGCACGGCACCCAGCCGGCGCCCTGCCCGTGGCACCACGACACCGAAGCGGAGCACACCCGCCACCTCGACCTGCCGCTTCACCCGGCCGGAACCCGACCACGAGGGCCTTCCAGCGGCCATCCGACATCACGCATCAGAATCGGGTGTGGAGAGGCACCGCTGAGGCGTCCCACCAGCAACACCAGCAGGCACGGCCGGGGCACGCGGCCACGGCAGGCCAGGGGCGAGCCGGCCGATTCTGACAGCAGCTCCTCGATCGAGGTGCGGGCTGTCCACTATCGGACCGAGCGCAGCCACTATTCCGCAGCGCGGACACAGACACGAAGACAATCGACTGAACGAATCGACCTGTCTCGGTGATTCAGTCGACAATTTCGACCACGGCGTCGACTCAGGAAGCGCGCGCGGGAACAGGGGTAGCAGGCCACACGGAGGTTCAGCAAGAACCACGACTCGCACCACAGGCACGCCACGAACCGTCATGTGGCCCGGGAGATACACCAGACCCCGAATACCGTCAACCTACGGGATCAGACCACGAGCCCCTCCCCGCAAGGACGGATTCACGTGCATCCGCAGGTGCGCAGATGTGGGCCATATCGCGCACATTGCCCGATTCACGATTCCCGCACCCCCGGACCCGCCCAGGATGCCCGTACCCACAAGGCATCCTGGACAGCTCGGGCACCCAAGGCAGTCACGGAGCCCGAGGCGCCCGCGGGGCGGGCACGCCTACTGTTTACGCCGCCGATAGTGCTCCACGATCCAGGCGTCGACCTCGCGCTTACGCCAAACCCTGGTCCCTTTGGCCCCGCTACCCGCAGGCGCGTTGATGACCTGCAGAGGCTCCGGAAACTTGGCGTCCTTGCGAGTCCAGTAGTCCACAGCCTGTCGCGTGATCTTGAGTTGGAACGCGATGTCCCCGATGCCAACCAACTGCTCACCGTCGTCCACGACAACATCGTAACCACTTTGCTCTTGCTCAAGAACCTCGCTAGGGTCGTTTTTGCTTATCGACAAATAAAGGCTGTGGAGGAAACATGCCAGCGACCCCCGGTGGACAGGACGCGATCAGTGAGCTGATTGACCGCGACGAGGCCTACGACGCGGACCCGTCCGGAGACCCTCCACTCCTGGTGGCGAGGTATCGAGCCGCATTGCGGGCGGCGCTGCGCGCCCGGCAGCCGGCGCCGGACAGCCAGGCACAGGCCTGGACGCAGCGGGAACGCGACGCCTACCTGGCCGGCGGGGAGGCCGCCCGCCAGGCGGCCGTCAGTGCGATGGCCACGGCGATCCTGGGCACCGAGCCGGAACCTCCCGGGGCCGAACGCGCCGCGCCCGAACCACCCGACCGGCCCACCGGCGCAGGCCAGGTCGACTGACCAGGAGACACCGACCATCGGCGTTCGTGTCGTCACGCACTCCCGGCCACGGATGGCCGGTAGATTGGCCGCGCCGGCACCGGACGCGCCCAGCCAGGCGCGGCCCGTGGCCCGGCTCGATGGACGGACCGACGGACGGCCCCTTGCCGACTGCCACCGCGCAGGGGCCGCACGCCGATCAAAGGAGATCACCATGGGGCACACGCCGCTGCCCGGCGACGAGATCCCGAGCGACGAGCGCGAGATCGGCTGGGGCGACGAAGTCCTGTTCGACGACGAGGTCGACACCGACCTCGCGCGGCTCATGGAAGACCTGCCACCACACCACGTCGATCGCTGACCGCCACCAACCTCACCGCGTCGGCGCACCCCGCCGCTCGTCCTCTCGTCCTCTCGTCCGCTCACCTGCTCGCACCGCGGTCCCGACCGGCTTCGCCGGCGGACCTCCCGCCCGGCGTGACATTCCTCGCGCCGCGGCGGGCTGGCGCGGCCTCGCGGATCCGGCCGAGTTCCCACAGTGCCCTCGGCAGCCCGCCGACGGGTGACCGCACCCACGGGCTCGGGCGCGGCCGATGCCAGCCGACACGGGGACTTCACACCCGGGTCGGACGACGTTCACGCCCGGGTCGGACGACGTTCACGCCAGCGACTGTGACGTGCGATACACCCGGCCCGGACGGAACACAAGGTGACCTTTGGCATTGGATTCCGTCACCCAAGGGCGCAATACTGATCGAGCCTCGCATCTGCGGTAACCCTCATGCGCCTACCGCCACATCGTTCCCCTCGGAGACGACGTGATGCTCACCATCGGCGAAGAAGCCGACACGCTCATCGCAGGCCCCGAAGCGGCCCCCTCGACATCGAAAGCGGCGTCCACGCCGACGTTGCTACCACTCGGAGCTCCATCCAGCCCGCCAGTCATGACGAGACTGCTCGCGACCGTCCGCCCCAGCCCCGGCCCCGGCACCGGCACGGGGATCGAGATCGGTGCGGGGGCCGGGCTGGCCGTGAGCCCGCCGGCGACCGTGACCGGGCATCGTCCCGACCGCCCGCTCCGGGCCCGGGTCGAGCAGCGCGCCGAGGGCGCCGTGATCCATCTGAGCGGTCTCCTCGCCGCTGGGGCGATCGGCGCGGCGAGGGCGGCGGTGGACGACGCGGCCACCCCGGGGCCGCGGGACATCGTCATCGATCTCGCCGGGGTCCACGGTGCGGACCCGCTCGGCGCGGTCCTGCTGGGGGCGATGAGCCGCCACGCGGCCCGCCGTGGCTGCCGGTTACGCCTACGTGCCGTCGGGCCGCCGGTACTGCAGGTGCTGGCAGAACGGGGCGTGCGGGTCGAGTTTGTGGACCCGCACAGCTGACCTCGACGGCCACCCCTGTTCGCCCGTACCGTAGGGGGGTATTTCGCGGCGACGGCGCGGGGGCAGGTGATGCGGGTGAAGGCCGAGGCCGACCAGATGACCCAGGTCCAGCCCCAGGGCGACCAGCAGGAGCACGCCGAGTCACATCACGGGTACACCTCCGGCAAGGACGAGTACACCGCGCGGCTGCGGCGGATCGAGGGCCAGGTGCGGGGCCTTCAGCGAATGATCGCCGAGGACAAGTACTGCATCGACATCCTCACCCAGGTCTCCGCGGCGACCCGGGCCCTGCAGTCCGTCGCGCTCGGCCTGCTGTCGGACCACCTGGCCCACTGCGTGGCTCAGGCCGTCGCGGATGGTGGGCCCGCCGCAGACGAGAAGCTCCGCGAGGCGACCGCCGCGATCGCCCGTCTCGTCCGCTCCTGACCTGCGGAAAGTGGCGAACTGCGACGACACGGGTCGCGCAGCCGTACCCGGCCCCGAACCCGAGCTCGGTCCCTGCCGGTCCGCGACCTTCGAGCGTGTGTGGCTCGACGCCCACTCGTGGGTGGATGTGGCCCGCGGCTGGATGCCGGCCGCGGACGCGCTCTACGAGGCCGTCCGCGACGGCACCCCCTGGCGTCAGGGGACGATGTGGCGGTACGAACGCCACGTGACCGAACCGCGGCTGAGCGCCTTCATCCGCAGCGGAGCCCCCGTTCCGTTCCCACCGCTGCTGGCCGCCTACCGGGCGCTGCGCCAGCGGTACGGGGTCGACTTCGACGGGTTCGGGCTGTCCTGGTACCGCGACGGGAACGACGCCGTGGCCTTCCACCGCGACC from the Parafrankia irregularis genome contains:
- a CDS encoding metal-sensitive transcriptional regulator, with the protein product MRVKAEADQMTQVQPQGDQQEHAESHHGYTSGKDEYTARLRRIEGQVRGLQRMIAEDKYCIDILTQVSAATRALQSVALGLLSDHLAHCVAQAVADGGPAADEKLREATAAIARLVRS
- a CDS encoding STAS domain-containing protein → MTRLLATVRPSPGPGTGTGIEIGAGAGLAVSPPATVTGHRPDRPLRARVEQRAEGAVIHLSGLLAAGAIGAARAAVDDAATPGPRDIVIDLAGVHGADPLGAVLLGAMSRHAARRGCRLRLRAVGPPVLQVLAERGVRVEFVDPHS
- a CDS encoding alpha-ketoglutarate-dependent dioxygenase AlkB; this translates as MANCDDTGRAAVPGPEPELGPCRSATFERVWLDAHSWVDVARGWMPAADALYEAVRDGTPWRQGTMWRYERHVTEPRLSAFIRSGAPVPFPPLLAAYRALRQRYGVDFDGFGLSWYRDGNDAVAFHRDREMRWLDDTIIAILTLGARRPFMVKSRHLPAGRRILNDPQDRTGRDFSPAGGDLLVLGGRAQADWLHAVPRVTGAVPGRISVQWRWTSRSGRPEIGPGYGAARTFSSRSSR